One part of the Arabidopsis thaliana chromosome 1 sequence genome encodes these proteins:
- a CDS encoding Sec14p-like phosphatidylinositol transfer family protein (Sec14p-like phosphatidylinositol transfer family protein; CONTAINS InterPro DOMAIN/s: Cellular retinaldehyde-binding/triple function, C-terminal (InterPro:IPR001251), Cellular retinaldehyde-binding/triple function, N-terminal (InterPro:IPR008273), Phosphatidylinositol transfer protein-like, N-terminal (InterPro:IPR011074); BEST Arabidopsis thaliana protein match is: Sec14p-like phosphatidylinositol transfer family protein (TAIR:AT1G14820.3); Has 3015 Blast hits to 3010 proteins in 234 species: Archae - 0; Bacteria - 0; Metazoa - 1124; Fungi - 666; Plants - 866; Viruses - 0; Other Eukaryotes - 359 (source: NCBI BLink).): MENKETKQEPAAAAEQKTVPLIEDEIERSKVGIMRALCDRQDPETKEVDDLMIRRFLRARDLDIEKASTMFLNYLTWKRSMLPKGHIPEAEIANDLSHNKMCMQGHDKMGRPIAVAIGNRHNPSKGNPDEFKRFVVYTLEKICARMPRGQEKFVAIGDLQGWGYSNCDIRGYLAALSTLQDCYPERLGKLYIVHAPYIFMTAWKVIYPFIDANTKKKIVFVENKKLTPTLLEDIDESQLPDIYGGKLPLVPIQET, encoded by the exons atggaaaacaaagagaCCAAGCAAGAaccagcagcagcagctgAGCAAAAGACCGTTCCGTTGATCGAAGATGAGATCGAGAGGAGCAAAGTCGGGATCATGAGAGCTCTCTGCGACCGACAAGATCCTGAAACTAAG GAGGTGGATGATCTGATGATAAGGAGGTTTCTGAGAGCGCGTGACCTGGACATTGAAAAGGCTTCAACGATGTTTCTAAATTACCTGACTTGGAAGAGAAGCATGCTCCCAAAGGGGCACATACCAGAAGCAGAGATTGCAAATGATCTATCGCATAACAAGATGTGTATGCAAGGTCATGACAAGATGGGTCGACCTATCGCTGTTGCCATTGGGAACAGACATAACCCTTCCAAAGGCAACCCTGACGAGTTCAAGCGTTTTGTTGTCTACACGCTCGAGAAGATTTGTGCTAg AATGCCGAGAGGTCAAGAGAAATTCGTAGCAATTGGAGATCTGCAAGGCTGGGGATATTCTAATTGTGACATCCGTGGCTACCTTGCTGCTCTTTCCACTTTGCAG GATTGTTACCCAGAGAGATTAGGGAAACTCTATATAGTTCATGCCCCCTACATTTTCATGACCGCATGGAAGGTCATTTATCCTTTTATCGACGCCAACACCAAGAAAAAG ATTGTTTTCGTGGAGAACAAGAAACTCACTCCAACGCTGCTTGAAGACATAGACGAAAGCCAACTTCCCGACATCTACGGAGGCAAATTGCCACTTGTTCCTATTCAGGAGACCTGA